DNA sequence from the Lycium barbarum isolate Lr01 chromosome 5, ASM1917538v2, whole genome shotgun sequence genome:
AGACTAACGGTGGGCTTGTGAGAAGAGAAAAGATTGCTTTTTTCGATAAAGAGTGTTCGAAGGTGGCCGAGCATGTTTATCTAGGCGGGGATGCGGTTGCAAGAGATAAAGATATACTAAAGCAAAATGGAATCACACATGTTCTTAACTGTGTAGGGTTCGTATGCCCTGAGTATTTCAAGTCCGATTTCGTATACCGGACTTTGTGGTTGCAAGATAGCCCGTCGGAAGATATTACTAGCATTCTTTATGATGTTTTCGACTACTTTGAAGATGTCAGGGTGCAAAATGGAAGAGTTTTCGTTCATTGCTGCCAAGGGGTTTCCCGGTCGACCTCGTTAGTTATTGCTTATCTTATGTGGAGAGAAGGACAAAGTTTCGACGATGCATTTGAGTATGTAAAGGCAGCGAGGGGTATTGCGGATCCCAATATGGGTTTCGCTTGTCAGTTGCTACAATGCCAAAAAAGGGTTCATGCTTTTCCTTTGAGCCCGAGTTCGTTATTAAGGATGTATAGAGTTGCGCCTCATTCGCCGTATGATCCCTTGCATCTCGTCCCGAAAATGTTAAACGATCCCTCTCCATCGGGATTAGATTCCAGAGGtgcatttattatacatataccTTCTGCGATCTATGTTTGGATTGGTAAGAAATGTGAAGCAATCATGGAAAGAGACGCCAGAGGGGCTGTGTGCCAGATTGTTCGTTATGAGAAAGTGCAGGGCCCGATCATAACTGTTACGGAAGGTGAGGAACCTTTGTACTTCTGGGATGCTTTTTCCAATTTCCTTCCGTTGATGGACAAATTAAAGAACGGAAGGGACGTTGTTGAGTCGTCGAGTAAAGTTTGCCCAGGGGAAAGAAAGGTGGATATGTATAATGTTGACTTTGAGATTTTCCAAAAAGCTACTTCGGGTGGCTTTGTGCCTCCTGTTTCTTCATGCGAGACTGAACATGAAATTGAAACCCGCCTTCCTGTTAGAGAAAGTTCTTGGAGTATGCTAAGGCGAAAGTTTGTTTCCGGGAATATGAAGGATTTTGTCTTTTCAACAAAGTCTGGTATCTCTAGAATCTATCCTGATGATTCTATGTTTGCATCTAAACAGCTAAATTCTTCTTCAATGTTGTCTTCATCGTCTTCATGTTCATCTTCTTCGTCATCAGCCTCACCTTATCTCTCTCCGGACTCGATCTCGTCTGATTCGAGCATCAATTCGAAATGTCTTTCTGATTCTCCACTTGTATCACCTTCAATCATCCCTTCCAAGATTTCTCCACAGTCCATATCTAAGACTTCAAAGTATATCGATGTCAACTTCACTTCCCCAAAGACTTCTTCACAATCGGCTCCTGCGCTATCTAAAAAGTTTCCCCTTTCTATCGCCGAGCGGAGAGGCAGCTTGTCGAAGTGTCTCAGGCTGCCAATGCTGACTGAAGTGAAAAATGAGTCTTTAAATGAAGCAGCGATTGGAGGCGAGATTTTACAGTCCCCACAAGAG
Encoded proteins:
- the LOC132640171 gene encoding protein-tyrosine-phosphatase MKP1 → MPGKEDASGGGADGSQDPCQLANGRRMYWRSASWSSSRTSLPPLNPDIEKDGLDPNGSSNCSQGRRQPLTPRSSFKARSCLPPLQPLAIARRSLDEWPRAGSDDIGEWGPLPSTPSSERLKLDLSNIHKNPPETNGGLVRREKIAFFDKECSKVAEHVYLGGDAVARDKDILKQNGITHVLNCVGFVCPEYFKSDFVYRTLWLQDSPSEDITSILYDVFDYFEDVRVQNGRVFVHCCQGVSRSTSLVIAYLMWREGQSFDDAFEYVKAARGIADPNMGFACQLLQCQKRVHAFPLSPSSLLRMYRVAPHSPYDPLHLVPKMLNDPSPSGLDSRGAFIIHIPSAIYVWIGKKCEAIMERDARGAVCQIVRYEKVQGPIITVTEGEEPLYFWDAFSNFLPLMDKLKNGRDVVESSSKVCPGERKVDMYNVDFEIFQKATSGGFVPPVSSCETEHEIETRLPVRESSWSMLRRKFVSGNMKDFVFSTKSGISRIYPDDSMFASKQLNSSSMLSSSSSCSSSSSSASPYLSPDSISSDSSINSKCLSDSPLVSPSIIPSKISPQSISKTSKYIDVNFTSPKTSSQSAPALSKKFPLSIAERRGSLSKCLRLPMLTEVKNESLNEAAIGGEILQSPQEIKGSKIDELQGSLEILSIVNPSDKEASVFSGFHESWEEKPVVYRWPSLEKLATCSIDDLDSKGAYIFIVPTSGFGKEACKAVYVWVGRSFSCEISKIRQVNRKGLVGDPGEIDWKQAAIDVLHQMVLPIDTNIKVVKENEEPAEFLALLS